In Clarias gariepinus isolate MV-2021 ecotype Netherlands chromosome 9, CGAR_prim_01v2, whole genome shotgun sequence, a single window of DNA contains:
- the def6a gene encoding differentially expressed in FDCP 6 homolog isoform X2 yields the protein MDLRSELLKSIWFAFTALDVEKSGKVSKSQLKVLSHNLCTVLCIPHDPAALEEHFRDDDDGPVSSQGYMPYLNKYILDKVEEGRFVKENVDELCWTLTAKKNYRPKGDSILPQKDAFRFWCLFIFLSEDKYPLVMIPDEVEYLLKKLCMAMSVELNCVELEDFISQDSIQQNGFSVWAFLEMMNSGKLTRGLTKETISMAIEEVYREIVGDVLKEGYLWKKGQLRRNWTERWFTLKPNSLDYYVSEDRKERKGNITLDTNCCVEVLPDRDGKRCMFCLKTISKTFELSASDTKQRQEWTTAIQTAIRLYAEGKCSLHKELKLKRREQRERRERRREEKEQELQHLHLLQEERERKNAELELLKEAQRQAQLLLEQEEQRRREQHEQLQQALELQLREAQEARVFMQAEMALKEEEAERQRRRIRELEELQQRLEEALRQEIKARQDEEQHRYKQARLLEEEEDKMKSLMTLQEEQEEFIQREQKEKQELKQEMENKTRALEEAQKQLEEIRANRHRVEQDVVAAQRKLRQASTNVKHWNVQMNRLMHPIGPGEKRSSTGGYSSFRIPPQKDPALRLRRTSSEQDEEGKENTAENRLSKASNGTMDTH from the exons gttCTGTCTCATAATCTGTGTACAGTTCTGTGTATCCCTCACGACCCGGCTGCTCTGGAGGAACATTTCCGTGATGATGACGACGGGCCGGTGTCCAGTCAGGGCTACATGCCGTACCTCAACAAGTACATCCTTGATAAG gTGGAGGAGGGCAGGTTTGTGAAGGAGAACGTGGACGAGCTCTGCTGGACTCTCACAGCCAAGAAGAACTACAGGCCGAAGGGGGACAGCATCCTGCCTCAGAAGGACGCCTTCCGGTTCTGGTGTCTCTTTATCTTCCTCTCGGAGGACAAATATCCGCTGGTGATGATCCCTGATGAG GTGGAGTACCTACTAAAGAAGCTGTGTATGGCCATGAGTGTGGAGCTGAACTGTGTGGAGCTGGAGGACTTTATTTCCCAGGATTCCATTCAGCAGAACGGTTTCAGCGTGTGGGCGTTCCTGGAGATGATGAATTCCGGGAAGCTCACCAGAGGACTTACCAAGGAGACGATCAGTATGGCCATCGAGGAGGTGTATCGAGAGATAGTGGGAGACGTACTGAAGGAG GGCTACCTGTGGAAGAAGGGTCAGTTAAGGAGGAACTGGACGGAGCGCTGGTTCACGCTTAAGCCGAACTCTCTGGACTACTACGTCAGCGAGGACCGCAAAGAGCGCAAGGGAAACATCACACTGGACACCAACTGCTGCGTAGAG GTTCTACCAGACAGAGATGGGAAGAGGTGTATGTTCTGTCTGAAGACCATCTCCAAGACGTTCGAGCTCAGCGCCTCAGACACCAAACAGCGTCAGGAGTGGACAACAG CGATCCAGACGGCGATCCGGCTCTACGCAGAAGGGAAGTGCTCCCTGCATAAGGAGCTGAAGCTGAAGCGGCGAGAGCAACGTGAGCGCAGAGAAAGGAGGCGGGAGGAGAAGGAGCAGGAGCTGCAGCACCTCCACCTGCTGCAGGAAGAACGCGAGCGCAAGAACGCTGAGCTGGAGCTGCTGAAGGAGGCGCAGAGGCAGGCGCAACTACTGCTGGAACAAGAGGAACAGCGAAGACGCGAACAACACGAACAGCTCCAACAAGCTCTGGAGCTCCAGCTGAGGGAGGCGCAGGAG gctcgTGTGTTTATGCAGGCTGAGATGGCGCTAAAGGAGGAGGAGGCAGAACGTCAGAGGAGACGGATCCGAgagctggaggagctgcagcagaGGTTAGAGGAAGCACTGAGGCAGGAGATCAAAGCGAGACAGGATGAAGAGCAGCACCGATACAAACAagccag GTtgctggaggaggaggaggacaagATGAAGTCTCTGATGACTCTgcaggaggagcaggaggagtTCATTCAGAGAGAGCAGAAGGAGAAGCAGGAGCTCAAGCAGGAGATGGAGAACAAAACACGAGCGCTGGAGGAGGCGCAAAAACAGCTGGAGGAGATCAGAGCTAACAGACACAGAGTCGAGCAGGATGTGGtg gctgCTCAAAGGAAGCTCCGGCAAGCGAGCACTAACGTCAAACACTGGAACGTACAGATGAATAGACTGATGCATCCGATTGGACCAGGAG AGAAGCGGTCGTCCACAGGAGGCTACTCCAGTTTCCGCATCCCGCCgcagaaggatccggcgctgcggCTCAGACGGACCAGCAGCGAACAGGACGAAGAAGGCAAAGAGAACACGGCGGAGAACCGACTCTCAAAGGCCTCCAACGGAACCATGGACACGCACTGA
- the def6a gene encoding differentially expressed in FDCP 6 homolog isoform X1, whose amino-acid sequence MDLRSELLKSIWFAFTALDVEKSGKVSKSQLKVLSHNLCTVLCIPHDPAALEEHFRDDDDGPVSSQGYMPYLNKYILDKVEEGRFVKENVDELCWTLTAKKNYRPKGDSILPQKDAFRFWCLFIFLSEDKYPLVMIPDEVEYLLKKLCMAMSVELNCVELEDFISQDSIQQNGFSVWAFLEMMNSGKLTRGLTKETISMAIEEVYREIVGDVLKEGYLWKKGQLRRNWTERWFTLKPNSLDYYVSEDRKERKGNITLDTNCCVEVLPDRDGKRCMFCLKTISKTFELSASDTKQRQEWTTAIQTAIRLYAEGKCSLHKELKLKRREQRERRERRREEKEQELQHLHLLQEERERKNAELELLKEAQRQAQLLLEQEEQRRREQHEQLQQALELQLREAQEARVFMQAEMALKEEEAERQRRRIRELEELQQRLEEALRQEIKARQDEEQHRYKQARLLEEEEDKMKSLMTLQEEQEEFIQREQKEKQELKQEMENKTRALEEAQKQLEEIRANRHRVEQDVVAAQRKLRQASTNVKHWNVQMNRLMHPIGPGGSEKRSSTGGYSSFRIPPQKDPALRLRRTSSEQDEEGKENTAENRLSKASNGTMDTH is encoded by the exons gttCTGTCTCATAATCTGTGTACAGTTCTGTGTATCCCTCACGACCCGGCTGCTCTGGAGGAACATTTCCGTGATGATGACGACGGGCCGGTGTCCAGTCAGGGCTACATGCCGTACCTCAACAAGTACATCCTTGATAAG gTGGAGGAGGGCAGGTTTGTGAAGGAGAACGTGGACGAGCTCTGCTGGACTCTCACAGCCAAGAAGAACTACAGGCCGAAGGGGGACAGCATCCTGCCTCAGAAGGACGCCTTCCGGTTCTGGTGTCTCTTTATCTTCCTCTCGGAGGACAAATATCCGCTGGTGATGATCCCTGATGAG GTGGAGTACCTACTAAAGAAGCTGTGTATGGCCATGAGTGTGGAGCTGAACTGTGTGGAGCTGGAGGACTTTATTTCCCAGGATTCCATTCAGCAGAACGGTTTCAGCGTGTGGGCGTTCCTGGAGATGATGAATTCCGGGAAGCTCACCAGAGGACTTACCAAGGAGACGATCAGTATGGCCATCGAGGAGGTGTATCGAGAGATAGTGGGAGACGTACTGAAGGAG GGCTACCTGTGGAAGAAGGGTCAGTTAAGGAGGAACTGGACGGAGCGCTGGTTCACGCTTAAGCCGAACTCTCTGGACTACTACGTCAGCGAGGACCGCAAAGAGCGCAAGGGAAACATCACACTGGACACCAACTGCTGCGTAGAG GTTCTACCAGACAGAGATGGGAAGAGGTGTATGTTCTGTCTGAAGACCATCTCCAAGACGTTCGAGCTCAGCGCCTCAGACACCAAACAGCGTCAGGAGTGGACAACAG CGATCCAGACGGCGATCCGGCTCTACGCAGAAGGGAAGTGCTCCCTGCATAAGGAGCTGAAGCTGAAGCGGCGAGAGCAACGTGAGCGCAGAGAAAGGAGGCGGGAGGAGAAGGAGCAGGAGCTGCAGCACCTCCACCTGCTGCAGGAAGAACGCGAGCGCAAGAACGCTGAGCTGGAGCTGCTGAAGGAGGCGCAGAGGCAGGCGCAACTACTGCTGGAACAAGAGGAACAGCGAAGACGCGAACAACACGAACAGCTCCAACAAGCTCTGGAGCTCCAGCTGAGGGAGGCGCAGGAG gctcgTGTGTTTATGCAGGCTGAGATGGCGCTAAAGGAGGAGGAGGCAGAACGTCAGAGGAGACGGATCCGAgagctggaggagctgcagcagaGGTTAGAGGAAGCACTGAGGCAGGAGATCAAAGCGAGACAGGATGAAGAGCAGCACCGATACAAACAagccag GTtgctggaggaggaggaggacaagATGAAGTCTCTGATGACTCTgcaggaggagcaggaggagtTCATTCAGAGAGAGCAGAAGGAGAAGCAGGAGCTCAAGCAGGAGATGGAGAACAAAACACGAGCGCTGGAGGAGGCGCAAAAACAGCTGGAGGAGATCAGAGCTAACAGACACAGAGTCGAGCAGGATGTGGtg gctgCTCAAAGGAAGCTCCGGCAAGCGAGCACTAACGTCAAACACTGGAACGTACAGATGAATAGACTGATGCATCCGATTGGACCAGGAGGTAgtg AGAAGCGGTCGTCCACAGGAGGCTACTCCAGTTTCCGCATCCCGCCgcagaaggatccggcgctgcggCTCAGACGGACCAGCAGCGAACAGGACGAAGAAGGCAAAGAGAACACGGCGGAGAACCGACTCTCAAAGGCCTCCAACGGAACCATGGACACGCACTGA